The stretch of DNA CAAAAATAAACTGATCGTAATGATTGATTAAATGCAAGCCTATTGTTAAAGCAATAGAATTGGTAGACCAAGGCATCTTGTTTTTTGCCAACGCAGCAATAAGAGACGCTTGTCCTAGAATATACCCCAAACGAAGTCCTGGAATGGCGAATGATTTAGTCAGTGATTTTACAACAACCAAATTAGAATACGTGCTTAATAAACCAACAGCTGATTCGCATTGGTCGGAAAACTCGATATAAGCCTCATCAATGATTAAATAACTAGCTGGATGATTTTTTAAAAGAGCTACTAATTGATCCAAGGGAATGCTGTGCCCCGTTGGATTATTAGGATTGCAAATAAAGATTATTTTAGATTGGATTTGAATCCCTTTTTCTAAGGCATCCCAAGGCAGCAACTGAGTTTTGATGTGATTAATCTGACAAGCATCCTGATATTCTGAAAAGGTTGGAACAAATATCGTTGCCGAACTTTGCTCAAAATACTTTGCCAATAAATAAAAAGCTTCCGTTGCTCCATTGCAAACCAAAACTTGTTCTTTTGCCAAATGGTGAAATTTAGCTAACGCTCTGCTCAAACATTCCCCGTTGGGATCAGGATATCGCTCAATAGATTGCCAACAGGCTTCTTTTAACGATTCCGTAATTTGCACCGAATGATTCGCAATAACATTCGAACTAAAATCTGCTACTATTTCACAATCAAATAAATATCGATCGTCTCCGTGTCCTTTTAGCATGTTATTATATTGTATTTTATCCCCCTGTTAACACCATTCAATTGAATGCCCTAGGTAAATCAGGGTGTTCAATTCTAACAATGGGGGTTTACAGTATCAAAAATAGTAGACTTAATATATTCTATGTCCAAAGACTCCCTTAGCACAGTTGCTAATTTATCGAATTGTTCATTTTTAAACCGTTCACTGTCAATAGGGGTTTCTTTTTGATGAGTTAAGCCTTCTAACAAATCGTCAATAATTGCAGGGTTGTCAAAAATGCCATGAATATAGCTTCCCCAACAAGCTTGATTTAAAAAATATCCTTCTTTTTTTCCATTTTTTAACTCGTTCAAAGGTTGGGGAAGTCCAGCAACAGGCGTGCTAACGCCCATGTGGATTTCATATCCTTTACACCAGTCCTTTAACCCCTTGAATTTAAATTGACATTGGACGGTTGTTTTTTCTTTTTCCATTACAGTTTGAATGGGCAATAAGCCAATTCCTGGGATAGAACGCTGCGTTCCTTCTACTTGATAAGGATCTTCGATACTCTGACCAAGCATTTGATAACCACCACAGATTCCTATTATTTTTTTTCCCTTCTGGTAAGCTTGATAAATACTACGCACCAAACCTTTTTTTCGGATATTAATTAAATCAGCAATTGTATTTTTAGAACCAGGCAAAATAATAATGTCTGCTTGCTCTATTTCTGAGGGGACATCCGAATAATATAAATGCACTCTGCTATCTCGCTCCAGTCGGTTAAAGTCGGTGAAATTCGAAATTCTTTCCAATAATACCACTGCTATATTAATAGCATTTTTCTTACTAACCGTTGATTTTTGGGCCAAAGAAACCGCATCTTCTTCTTCGATATAAATGTCCTTAAAATAAGGAACTACACCAACAACAGGAATCCCTGTCAACTCCTCGATAATTTTTTTGCCATCTTCAAAAAGCCTAATATCGCCTCTAAACTTATTGATAATAATCCCCTTGATTTGCTGTTTTTCTTCAGGAGATAACAAAGCTATAGAACCATAAACACTAGCAAATACACCACCTTTATCAATGTCTGCCACCAAAAAAGTAGCAGCATCACAAGCAATCGCCAAACGCATATTAGTAATGTCTCTAGATTTGAGATTCAATTCCGAAATACTTCCTGCTCCTTCAATAACAATTGGAGCATAATTTTTATTCAAACGATTGAAGGCTTCTAAGACAACTTCAAAGAGCTTTGCTCGATTATCTTTTTTGAAATAAGAAAAGGCAGATTGTTTGCCACATGGTTTTCCGTTAATGACCAACTGAGAAGTTTGGTTGCTGCTTGGTTTTAACAAGATTGGGTTCATGTCTGTTTGAGGCAAAATCTGTGCTGCTTCTGCTTGAACCGCTTGAGCACGCCCAATTTCAAGCCCATCAGGTGTTGCATAACTATTATTGGACATATTCTGCCCTTTGAAAGGGGCAGGATGATAACCATCTTGTTTTAACAAACGACAAATACCAGCGCACAATACGCTTTTTCCAACGTCAGAGGCAGTACCCACAAACATAATGGGGCGTTGATTGTTCATATCTAATACAATTTTTTAGCGAGCATATTATATGGGTTCTAATAAATTTAATGCTTGCAGGCAATAGCCAAATGGTAAAAAATAGTCTCTGTTCTAAAATTTTAAACAAGTTGCCGAAAAGAATAATGAGGAACCCTTTCAGAAACTACGCTCGTAAAGATAAATCAATTTATACTGAAAAGAAATTACAGGCATAAAATCGTAAATACTTTGTACCTTTAGCCAAGTAAGAATACCCATTTAAACTAAAAAACTATCTTATGTTAACGACAGAACTTCAACATAAAATTGATTCCAAAACCAAACCACTTGGTGCCTTAGGAACACTCGAAGCA from Aureispira anguillae encodes:
- a CDS encoding cobyric acid synthase, with the protein product MNNQRPIMFVGTASDVGKSVLCAGICRLLKQDGYHPAPFKGQNMSNNSYATPDGLEIGRAQAVQAEAAQILPQTDMNPILLKPSSNQTSQLVINGKPCGKQSAFSYFKKDNRAKLFEVVLEAFNRLNKNYAPIVIEGAGSISELNLKSRDITNMRLAIACDAATFLVADIDKGGVFASVYGSIALLSPEEKQQIKGIIINKFRGDIRLFEDGKKIIEELTGIPVVGVVPYFKDIYIEEEDAVSLAQKSTVSKKNAINIAVVLLERISNFTDFNRLERDSRVHLYYSDVPSEIEQADIIILPGSKNTIADLINIRKKGLVRSIYQAYQKGKKIIGICGGYQMLGQSIEDPYQVEGTQRSIPGIGLLPIQTVMEKEKTTVQCQFKFKGLKDWCKGYEIHMGVSTPVAGLPQPLNELKNGKKEGYFLNQACWGSYIHGIFDNPAIIDDLLEGLTHQKETPIDSERFKNEQFDKLATVLRESLDIEYIKSTIFDTVNPHC
- a CDS encoding pyridoxal phosphate-dependent aminotransferase; this encodes MLKGHGDDRYLFDCEIVADFSSNVIANHSVQITESLKEACWQSIERYPDPNGECLSRALAKFHHLAKEQVLVCNGATEAFYLLAKYFEQSSATIFVPTFSEYQDACQINHIKTQLLPWDALEKGIQIQSKIIFICNPNNPTGHSIPLDQLVALLKNHPASYLIIDEAYIEFSDQCESAVGLLSTYSNLVVVKSLTKSFAIPGLRLGYILGQASLIAALAKNKMPWSTNSIALTIGLHLINHYDQFIFDQKKLRQQTEQFRQKVDAIEGLTAHPTSTNYFLLELTKGKAADLKLFLVEQYGILIRDASNFEGLNAFYCRLACQTVEKNNLLINALKKWMD